The Metamycoplasma gateae genome window below encodes:
- the secA gene encoding preprotein translocase subunit SecA, translating to MKFLKFKSTEMRIAEHTLKKINQLEATIQKLTDEELKNKTIEFKERIKLGETQDDIRPEVFAVSREATKRILGKRPYDVQMIGGIILDLGSVAEMKTGEGKTITSIAPVYLNALGGNSVIVSTVNEYLAERDAEEMGQVFKFLGLTVGINKAQMHTNLKREAYACDVVYSVHSELGFDYLRDNMVMSKEEKVQRGLDYVLLDEVDSILIDEAKTPLIISGGDHEESTMYTIADLFVRTLNSNDYFIDEESKSVYLTDQGIEKANKYFNFKNLYDLENSELVHRIQNSLRAHKVMKLDVEYIVRNNKIELVDSFTGRIMEGRAYSEGLQQAIQAKERVDIESETKTLATITYQNFFRLFKKISGMTGTAKTEEKEFIDIYNMRVNVVPTNKPVVRVDDKDEIYVDMHSKWKAVVKEVKRAYQRKQPILIGTAQVEDSEVLHEYLLEEQIPHTVLNAKQDASEAEIISKAGEAGAVTIATNMAGRGTDIKPTKEAIENGGLYVLGTEKAESRRIDNQLKGRSGRQGDIGYTKFFLSLDDQLILRFSVQDRWKEIFKEYGSSAIPGEAIRSAFLRAQKKIEGFNYDSRKSVLNFDDVIRQQRDLIYEQRDLILNRDDLGSIIHKMFQVSVKQIVNNPYFVQKNDTMDFANFVDYLNKNFMLLTNHKFQIDEIKKMDKEELVSYIVSVWKKEYDKLRQNIIEKYSLTSLNTSERNIILNVFDSGWQDHINIMDKLRRSTHLVQYAQKNPYQIYTKLGSKKFKELTDRIALECSANLLNNYEGLPSSNSQIELPWLNNSSDNLNKNIDNINNFIDFLVDSERKHLEDQGKTEEEIKEILNSKKEEILKEFKVKLESILKPKE from the coding sequence ATGAAATTTTTAAAGTTCAAATCTACTGAAATGAGAATTGCTGAACACACTCTAAAAAAAATTAACCAATTAGAAGCAACAATTCAAAAACTAACTGATGAAGAGTTAAAAAATAAAACAATTGAGTTTAAAGAAAGAATAAAACTTGGTGAAACACAAGATGATATTAGACCTGAAGTATTTGCAGTTTCAAGAGAAGCTACAAAAAGAATTTTAGGTAAGCGTCCTTATGATGTCCAAATGATTGGTGGAATTATTTTAGATTTAGGTTCAGTTGCTGAGATGAAAACAGGGGAAGGTAAAACAATTACCTCAATTGCTCCTGTGTATTTAAATGCATTAGGTGGAAACAGTGTTATTGTTTCAACGGTTAATGAATATCTTGCTGAACGTGATGCTGAAGAAATGGGTCAAGTATTTAAATTTTTAGGTTTAACTGTAGGAATTAATAAAGCTCAAATGCATACTAATTTAAAACGTGAAGCATATGCATGTGATGTTGTTTATTCAGTTCACTCTGAACTAGGATTTGACTATCTACGTGATAATATGGTTATGTCTAAAGAAGAAAAAGTTCAAAGAGGATTAGATTATGTTTTACTAGACGAAGTTGATTCAATCTTAATCGACGAAGCAAAAACACCATTGATTATCTCTGGTGGTGATCATGAAGAAAGTACAATGTATACTATTGCCGACCTTTTTGTAAGAACATTAAATTCAAATGATTACTTTATTGATGAAGAATCTAAGTCAGTTTATTTAACTGATCAAGGTATTGAAAAAGCTAATAAATACTTTAACTTTAAAAATTTGTATGATTTAGAAAACTCTGAGTTAGTACATAGAATTCAAAACTCATTAAGAGCACATAAGGTTATGAAGCTTGATGTTGAGTATATTGTTAGAAATAATAAAATTGAGTTAGTTGATTCATTTACAGGACGTATTATGGAAGGAAGAGCCTACTCAGAAGGTTTACAGCAGGCTATCCAAGCTAAGGAACGTGTTGATATTGAATCAGAAACTAAAACACTTGCAACAATTACATATCAAAACTTCTTTAGATTATTTAAAAAAATAAGCGGTATGACTGGTACTGCTAAAACCGAAGAAAAAGAATTTATTGATATATACAATATGAGAGTTAATGTTGTTCCTACAAATAAACCAGTAGTCAGAGTTGATGATAAAGATGAAATATATGTAGACATGCATTCAAAATGAAAAGCAGTTGTAAAAGAAGTAAAAAGAGCATATCAACGTAAGCAACCGATATTAATTGGTACTGCCCAAGTTGAAGATTCAGAAGTATTGCATGAATATTTATTAGAAGAACAAATTCCTCATACTGTTTTAAATGCAAAACAAGATGCTTCGGAAGCTGAAATTATTTCTAAGGCCGGAGAAGCCGGAGCTGTTACTATCGCGACAAATATGGCAGGACGTGGTACCGATATTAAACCAACAAAAGAGGCTATAGAAAATGGTGGTTTATATGTTTTGGGAACTGAAAAAGCAGAATCACGTCGTATTGATAACCAATTAAAAGGTCGTTCGGGCCGTCAAGGAGATATAGGTTATACAAAGTTCTTCCTTTCTTTAGATGATCAATTGATCTTACGTTTCTCAGTTCAAGATAGATGAAAAGAAATTTTTAAAGAATATGGTTCAAGTGCAATACCTGGTGAAGCAATTCGTTCAGCATTCTTAAGAGCACAGAAAAAAATCGAAGGCTTTAATTACGATAGTCGTAAAAGTGTTTTAAATTTTGATGACGTTATTAGACAACAACGTGATCTAATATATGAACAACGTGATCTAATTTTAAATAGAGATGACTTAGGTTCAATAATTCATAAGATGTTTCAAGTATCTGTTAAACAAATTGTAAATAATCCTTATTTTGTGCAAAAAAATGACACAATGGACTTTGCTAATTTTGTTGATTATTTAAATAAGAATTTTATGTTATTAACTAATCATAAATTCCAAATCGATGAAATTAAAAAAATGGATAAAGAAGAACTTGTTTCTTATATTGTTTCAGTATGAAAAAAAGAATATGATAAATTAAGACAAAATATCATTGAAAAATACAGTTTAACTTCATTAAATACATCTGAAAGAAATATTATTTTAAATGTTTTTGACTCAGGGTGACAAGATCATATTAATATTATGGATAAGTTGCGTCGTAGTACTCATCTTGTTCAATATGCACAAAAAAATCCATATCAAATATATACAAAATTAGGATCAAAAAAATTCAAGGAATTAACTGATAGAATCGCATTAGAATGTAGTGCTAATCTTCTAAATAATTATGAAGGATTACCATCATCAAATAGTCAAATTGAATTACCTTGATTAAATAATTCTTCTGATAATTTAAATAAAAATATTGATAATATAAATAATTTTATTGATTTCTTAGTTGATTCTGAAAGAAAACACTTAGAAGACCAAGGAAAAACTGAAGAAGAAATTAAAGAAATCTTAAATTCTAAGAAAGAAGAAATATTAAAAGAATTTAAAGTTAAATTAGAATCAATATTAAAACCAAAAGAATAA
- a CDS encoding IS30 family transposase, with protein MNYTIKKYNHLTDNERIIIENYLKLNYSLRRISRLIERSVSTLSREIKRNTNSFGTYEFKHASLKTRERSRHKYYFKFVDNQKFKNFSNAFLQKYEKSFFGIKSTYNFIKTSTKHCCPSLRTVFNWINTNNWVIKKYDKLRQYYKKGGKRTASVIKRLVKSADYVFPIWTRPKSIDLRLEFGHWEADLVLGKRANGYNNVLTLTERKTRIGFAKIIQSKSPNIINSELKKIIRDNELEVKTITVDNGIEFEKIGILARWLNIKIYRAEPYASFQRGSNEHWNGILRREFKKGFNFNTITQEKLDSVVNQINNMTREILNWKTPLQTYLEYIK; from the coding sequence ATGAATTATACAATAAAAAAATATAACCATTTAACAGATAATGAAAGAATAATTATTGAAAATTATTTAAAGTTAAATTATTCTCTTCGTAGGATTTCGAGATTAATCGAGCGAAGTGTTTCGACCCTAAGTAGAGAAATAAAGAGGAATACAAATAGTTTTGGAACTTATGAATTTAAACACGCTAGTTTAAAAACAAGAGAAAGATCAAGACATAAGTATTATTTTAAATTCGTGGATAACCAAAAATTCAAAAATTTTTCTAACGCTTTTTTACAAAAATATGAAAAAAGTTTTTTTGGTATAAAGTCAACATATAATTTTATAAAAACTAGCACAAAACACTGTTGTCCTTCTTTAAGAACGGTTTTTAATTGAATAAACACTAATAATTGAGTTATAAAAAAGTACGATAAATTAAGACAATATTATAAAAAAGGTGGTAAAAGAACAGCATCCGTAATAAAACGGCTTGTAAAATCTGCTGATTATGTTTTTCCAATATGAACTAGACCTAAATCTATAGATTTAAGACTTGAATTTGGACACTGAGAAGCAGATCTAGTTTTAGGAAAGAGAGCCAATGGATATAATAATGTTTTAACTTTAACTGAAAGAAAAACAAGAATAGGGTTTGCAAAAATAATACAAAGCAAATCACCAAATATAATTAATTCAGAGTTAAAAAAGATTATAAGAGATAATGAATTAGAAGTAAAAACAATAACAGTAGACAATGGTATTGAATTTGAAAAAATAGGTATTTTAGCCAGATGATTAAATATAAAGATTTATAGAGCTGAACCTTATGCATCTTTTCAAAGAGGCTCAAATGAACATTGAAATGGAATTTTGAGAAGAGAATTCAAAAAAGGTTTTAACTTTAATACTATAACTCAAGAAAAACTTGACTCAGTTGTTAACCAAATAAATAATATGACGCGGGAAATATTAAATTGGAAGACACCATTACAAACCTATTTAGAATATATTAAATAA